The following proteins are encoded in a genomic region of Agromyces sp. CF514:
- a CDS encoding discoidin domain-containing protein, translating to MTRRPAGIRRRGARARALAALATAGILGGGLALAGPGAANAADCDALPAGAATATASSSEGPFTANLAVDGNPQTRWGSAFKDAEWLALDLGEDRDICSVQIAWEAAYGRGYRVQVSDDGSNWTTAATVTAGDGGSDTVEVGAHGRWLRIDGTQRGTGYGYSIFELEVLVGEGGDPPVGEIPGGGDLGPNVHVYDDQTPDSTIQAELDAAFTAQETDQFGPARSQFLFKPGSYDVHAHVGFNTSISGAGRNPDDVTINGGVWADAQWFGGNATQNFWRSVENLAIVPHTGEARWAVSQAAPMRRVHVKGALNLAPSSYGWASGGFIADSKVDGAVRSYSQQQWLSRDSTFGSWEGSVWNMVFSGVEGSPAPHFPNPSHTVLDTSPVTREKPYLYWAGDDWAVFVPSLATNTRGTTWEGGQTPGESIPIDEFYVAKPGDSAERINQALAQGLNLLLTPGIYHVDETIEVDRAGTVVLGLGYATIVNDGGVAAMRVADVDGVKLAGVLFDAGTTHAPVLLEVGEPGASADHSDDPISLHDVFLRVGGAVAGKVDDALVVHADDTIVDHIWSWRGDHGEGIGWNLNTADRGLVVTGDDVIAYGLFVEHFQQYNTVWSGERGRTVFYQSELAYDPPNQAAWMNGATLGWAGYKVADQVDQHQAWGVGVYSYNNVDPSIVTHSAIEAPDKPGIRLRNLLAVSLGGNGIISHVVNDLGDEASGTDTIPSYLASFN from the coding sequence ATGACACGACGACCGGCGGGCATCCGGCGACGAGGTGCGCGGGCCAGGGCGCTCGCGGCGCTCGCCACGGCGGGCATCCTGGGCGGCGGGCTCGCGCTCGCGGGCCCGGGCGCCGCGAACGCCGCCGACTGCGACGCGCTGCCGGCGGGTGCCGCCACGGCGACGGCCTCGAGCTCCGAGGGCCCGTTCACCGCGAACCTCGCGGTCGACGGCAATCCGCAGACCCGGTGGGGTTCCGCGTTCAAGGACGCCGAGTGGCTCGCGCTCGACCTCGGCGAGGACCGCGACATCTGCTCGGTGCAGATCGCGTGGGAGGCCGCCTACGGGCGCGGCTACCGCGTGCAGGTCTCCGACGACGGCTCGAACTGGACCACGGCGGCGACGGTCACGGCGGGCGACGGCGGTTCCGATACCGTCGAGGTCGGTGCGCACGGCCGGTGGCTCAGGATCGACGGCACCCAGCGAGGCACCGGATACGGCTACTCGATCTTCGAACTGGAGGTACTCGTGGGAGAAGGCGGCGACCCGCCCGTCGGCGAGATCCCCGGAGGTGGCGACCTCGGGCCGAACGTGCACGTGTACGACGACCAGACGCCCGACTCCACGATCCAGGCCGAACTCGACGCGGCGTTCACCGCGCAGGAGACCGACCAGTTCGGGCCCGCGCGGTCGCAGTTCCTGTTCAAGCCCGGCAGCTACGACGTGCACGCGCACGTCGGGTTCAACACGTCGATCAGCGGCGCGGGGCGCAACCCCGACGACGTGACGATCAACGGCGGCGTCTGGGCCGACGCGCAGTGGTTCGGCGGCAACGCCACGCAGAACTTCTGGCGCTCGGTCGAGAACCTCGCGATCGTGCCGCACACGGGCGAGGCGAGGTGGGCGGTCTCGCAGGCCGCGCCCATGCGTCGCGTGCACGTGAAGGGCGCGCTCAACCTCGCGCCCTCCAGCTACGGCTGGGCGAGCGGCGGGTTCATCGCCGACTCGAAGGTCGACGGCGCGGTGCGCTCGTACTCGCAGCAGCAGTGGCTGAGCCGGGACTCGACCTTCGGCTCGTGGGAGGGCTCGGTCTGGAACATGGTGTTCTCGGGTGTCGAGGGCTCCCCGGCCCCGCACTTCCCGAACCCGTCGCACACCGTGCTCGACACGAGCCCGGTGACGCGCGAGAAGCCGTACCTCTACTGGGCCGGCGACGACTGGGCCGTCTTCGTGCCGAGCCTCGCGACGAACACGCGCGGCACCACGTGGGAGGGCGGGCAGACGCCCGGCGAGTCGATCCCGATCGACGAGTTCTACGTGGCGAAGCCCGGCGACTCGGCCGAGCGCATCAACCAGGCGCTCGCGCAGGGGCTCAACCTGCTGCTGACCCCTGGCATCTACCACGTCGACGAGACGATCGAGGTCGACCGGGCGGGCACCGTCGTGCTCGGGCTCGGGTACGCGACGATCGTGAACGACGGCGGGGTCGCCGCGATGCGCGTCGCCGACGTCGACGGCGTCAAGCTCGCGGGCGTGCTCTTCGACGCGGGCACCACGCACGCGCCGGTGCTGCTCGAGGTCGGCGAGCCCGGGGCATCCGCCGATCACTCCGACGACCCGATCTCGCTGCACGACGTGTTCCTGCGCGTCGGCGGCGCGGTCGCCGGCAAGGTCGACGACGCGCTCGTGGTGCACGCCGACGACACGATCGTCGACCACATCTGGTCGTGGCGAGGCGACCACGGCGAGGGCATCGGCTGGAACCTGAACACCGCCGATCGCGGCCTCGTCGTGACCGGCGACGACGTCATCGCGTACGGGCTGTTCGTCGAGCACTTCCAGCAGTACAACACCGTGTGGAGCGGCGAGCGCGGGCGCACGGTGTTCTACCAGTCGGAGCTCGCCTACGACCCGCCGAACCAGGCGGCGTGGATGAACGGCGCCACGCTCGGCTGGGCGGGCTACAAGGTGGCCGACCAGGTCGACCAGCACCAGGCCTGGGGCGTCGGCGTCTACTCGTACAACAACGTCGATCCGAGCATCGTCACGCACAGCGCGATCGAGGCTCCCGACAAGCCGGGGATCCGTCTCCGCAACCTCCTCGCGGTGTCGCTGGGCGGCAACGGCATCATCAGCCACGTCGTCAACGACCTCGGCGACGAGGCGAGCGGAACCGACACGATCCCGAGTTACCTGGCCTCATTCAACTGA
- a CDS encoding nucleoside hydrolase — protein sequence MPIPVILDVDTGVDDALALLVAARHPGLDLLGVSCVAGNVSLDRVVENTLRVLAAAGRTDVPVAAGARRPLIEAPRAATVHGIDGLGGVALEPSPRRVEPDHAVEFLRRTILASPDRITLVALAPQTNLALLLRTHPEVVDRIERIVFMGGSASVGNATAVAEFNVWHDPEAAAIVLDSGVPTYMYGLDVFNAVAVAQDHAACLASGDDPLGRVVGALLGNRVSSAHGGEPEYSGLIGDAGAVCSLVDPGALGTRLLPVHVELAGYARGQTLVDLRTRPGEDLVHGLAVEWTPVEVALTVDAPRLVRVFLESIGLPAAP from the coding sequence ATGCCCATTCCCGTCATCCTCGACGTCGACACCGGGGTCGACGACGCCCTCGCCCTGCTGGTCGCGGCACGCCATCCCGGTCTCGACCTGCTCGGCGTGAGCTGCGTCGCCGGCAACGTCTCGCTCGACCGCGTCGTCGAGAACACCCTGCGCGTGCTCGCCGCCGCCGGACGCACCGACGTGCCGGTGGCCGCCGGCGCACGACGCCCGCTCATCGAGGCGCCTCGCGCGGCGACCGTGCACGGCATCGACGGGCTCGGCGGAGTCGCGCTCGAACCCTCCCCGCGCCGAGTCGAACCCGACCACGCCGTGGAGTTCCTGCGCCGCACGATCCTCGCGTCGCCCGACCGCATCACGCTCGTCGCCCTCGCGCCGCAGACCAACCTCGCGCTGCTGCTCCGCACGCATCCCGAGGTCGTCGATCGCATCGAGCGCATCGTCTTCATGGGCGGATCGGCTTCGGTCGGCAACGCGACGGCCGTCGCCGAGTTCAACGTGTGGCACGACCCCGAGGCGGCGGCGATCGTGCTCGACTCCGGCGTGCCGACCTACATGTACGGCCTCGACGTCTTCAACGCGGTCGCCGTGGCGCAGGACCACGCGGCATGCCTCGCGTCGGGCGACGACCCGCTGGGCCGCGTCGTCGGGGCACTGCTCGGCAACCGCGTCTCGAGCGCCCACGGCGGCGAGCCCGAGTACAGCGGGCTCATCGGCGACGCCGGTGCGGTGTGCTCCCTCGTCGACCCCGGCGCGCTCGGCACCCGGCTCCTGCCGGTGCACGTCGAGCTCGCCGGGTACGCACGCGGGCAGACCTTGGTCGACCTGCGCACACGTCCGGGCGAGGACCTCGTGCACGGCCTCGCCGTCGAGTGGACGCCCGTCGAGGTCGCGCTCACGGTCGACGCGCCTCGGCTCGTGCGCGTGTTCCTCGAGTCGATCGGGCTTCCCGCAGCGCCGTAG
- a CDS encoding GNAT family N-acetyltransferase — MSTEVVAEALVIRPVRDSDAEALGRVHAQCWHEDYDQLVDQATLANLSPRRMAELWAHRLGSNEDHTYFAALVDGEIVGFAGAGPARDDDAPREHELFFIHLLDSHHGHGIGQKLFDATVGDDAVTLWVPSANTHAIGFYERNGFTADGASHDEPFLGETIHEIRMVR, encoded by the coding sequence ATGAGCACCGAAGTCGTTGCCGAAGCCCTTGTGATCCGTCCGGTCCGCGATTCCGACGCCGAAGCGCTGGGGCGCGTGCATGCCCAGTGCTGGCACGAAGACTACGACCAGCTGGTCGACCAGGCCACCCTCGCGAACCTCTCGCCCCGCCGCATGGCCGAGCTATGGGCCCACCGCCTCGGGTCGAACGAGGACCACACGTACTTCGCCGCCCTCGTCGACGGCGAGATCGTCGGGTTCGCCGGTGCCGGGCCCGCTCGCGACGACGACGCCCCCCGCGAGCACGAGCTGTTCTTCATCCACCTGCTCGACTCCCACCACGGCCACGGCATCGGGCAGAAGCTCTTCGACGCCACCGTCGGCGACGACGCCGTCACCCTCTGGGTGCCCTCGGCCAACACGCACGCCATCGGGTTCTACGAGCGCAACGGCTTCACGGCCGACGGCGCGTCGCACGACGAGCCGTTCCTCGGCGAGACGATCCACGAGATCCGGATGGTGCGCTGA
- a CDS encoding DEAD/DEAH box helicase — protein MTDTTFANLGVPAPIVASLAADGKTSPFPIQVDTLPDTLAGRDVLGRGKTGSGKTLAFSIPMAARLGGELSGGRRRPGRPLGLVLAPTRELATQIDAVLAPLAKAYGMTTTTIFGGINQKRQVDALRAGVDIVVACPGRLEDLMKQGHVTLDAVEITVLDEADHMADLGFLPVVTRIMDKTPQSGQRLLFSATLDNGVDKLVKRFLHNEVLHSVDEATSHVAAMTHHVFEVDDVDAKNDLITALASGTGRRILFMRTKHHAKKLAKKLTEQGIPAVDLHGNLSQPQRDRNLAAFADGSAKVLVATDVAARGVHVDNVELVIHVDPPMEHKAYLHRSGRTARAGSEGDVVTICLPSQKQDLKTLLRKAAIQVVPERVTAKSPQVVALIGEVAAYVKPLPRAAVQQQGGGGRSQGANAQRKRAVRDGAPQSGEARTEGGGRRRRGRGNGGAGSSDVAPGAPRRDRSGRPAEAKANAPKQSSGHSRGAQTTGAQRGASGRPAKQPLRVGSLVNQNARTNRRAQG, from the coding sequence ATGACAGACACCACCTTCGCAAACCTCGGCGTTCCCGCGCCGATCGTCGCGAGCCTCGCCGCCGACGGCAAGACCAGCCCGTTCCCGATCCAGGTCGACACCCTGCCCGACACGCTCGCCGGACGCGACGTGCTCGGCCGCGGCAAGACCGGCTCGGGCAAGACCCTCGCATTCTCGATCCCGATGGCCGCGCGCCTCGGCGGCGAGCTCTCCGGCGGTCGTCGTCGCCCGGGCCGCCCCCTCGGCCTCGTGCTCGCCCCCACGCGCGAGCTCGCCACCCAGATCGACGCCGTGCTCGCCCCGCTCGCCAAGGCGTACGGCATGACCACCACCACGATCTTCGGCGGCATCAACCAGAAGCGCCAGGTCGACGCCCTGCGCGCCGGCGTCGACATCGTCGTGGCCTGCCCCGGCCGCCTCGAGGACCTCATGAAGCAGGGCCACGTGACCCTCGACGCCGTCGAGATCACCGTGCTCGACGAGGCCGACCACATGGCCGACCTCGGGTTCCTGCCCGTCGTCACGCGCATCATGGACAAGACCCCCCAGTCCGGCCAGCGTCTGCTCTTCTCGGCGACGCTCGACAACGGCGTCGACAAGCTCGTCAAGCGCTTCCTCCACAACGAGGTGCTGCACTCGGTCGACGAGGCCACCTCGCACGTCGCCGCCATGACCCACCACGTGTTCGAGGTCGACGACGTCGACGCGAAGAACGACCTCATCACGGCCCTCGCCTCGGGCACCGGCCGCCGCATCCTCTTCATGCGCACCAAGCACCACGCCAAGAAGCTCGCGAAGAAGCTCACCGAGCAGGGCATCCCCGCGGTCGACCTGCACGGCAACCTCTCGCAGCCGCAGCGCGACCGCAACCTCGCCGCATTCGCCGACGGCTCGGCCAAGGTCCTCGTGGCGACGGATGTCGCGGCTCGCGGCGTGCACGTCGACAACGTCGAGCTCGTGATCCACGTCGACCCGCCCATGGAGCACAAGGCGTACCTGCACCGCTCGGGCCGCACGGCCCGCGCCGGCAGCGAGGGCGACGTCGTCACCATCTGCCTCCCCTCGCAGAAGCAGGACCTCAAGACCCTGCTGCGCAAGGCCGCGATCCAGGTCGTGCCCGAGCGCGTGACCGCGAAGTCGCCGCAGGTCGTCGCGCTCATCGGCGAGGTCGCCGCGTACGTCAAGCCCCTGCCCCGCGCTGCCGTGCAGCAGCAGGGCGGCGGCGGTCGCTCGCAGGGCGCGAACGCGCAGCGCAAGCGCGCGGTTCGCGACGGCGCTCCCCAGTCGGGCGAGGCCCGCACCGAGGGCGGCGGACGCCGTCGTCGCGGACGCGGCAACGGCGGCGCCGGTTCTTCGGACGTCGCTCCCGGCGCTCCGCGGCGCGACCGGTCCGGCCGCCCCGCCGAGGCCAAGGCGAACGCCCCCAAGCAGAGCTCGGGCCACAGCCGTGGCGCGCAGACCACGGGCGCGCAGCGCGGAGCATCCGGTCGCCCCGCGAAGCAGCCGCTCCGCGTCGGCAGCCTCGTGAACCAGAACGCACGCACGAACCGTCGCGCGCAGGGCTGA
- a CDS encoding DUF1684 domain-containing protein has product MTSSNPSLQLADWRRRVSGLYAGVRQLSAHDPAAGHELWKSGRDELFAGHPQSPLLPDDRASFTGLTIARYDPDWRFELEVRRPEEPQRLVVESATDGKIRFSLVGTVRVPYLGTLDVWRLTQYAGGLFLPVKDRLAGAPGGTYGGGRYLLDTIKGADLGPGAGLDTLIVDFNFAYNPSCAYDPSWSCPLAQPGNTLREEVPVGERLPR; this is encoded by the coding sequence ATGACCAGCTCGAACCCGTCGCTCCAGCTCGCCGACTGGCGACGGCGCGTGTCCGGCCTGTACGCAGGCGTGCGTCAGCTCAGCGCGCACGACCCTGCTGCAGGGCACGAGCTGTGGAAGTCCGGCCGCGACGAGCTCTTCGCGGGCCACCCCCAGTCGCCGCTGCTGCCCGACGACCGGGCCTCCTTCACGGGCCTCACGATCGCGCGCTACGACCCCGACTGGCGCTTCGAGCTCGAGGTGCGCCGCCCCGAGGAGCCGCAGAGGCTCGTCGTCGAGAGCGCGACCGACGGCAAGATCCGATTCTCGCTCGTGGGCACCGTGCGCGTGCCCTACCTCGGCACGCTCGACGTCTGGCGGCTCACGCAGTACGCGGGCGGGCTGTTCCTGCCCGTGAAGGACCGGCTCGCGGGTGCGCCGGGCGGCACGTACGGCGGCGGGCGCTACCTGCTCGACACGATCAAGGGCGCCGATCTCGGACCCGGCGCCGGGCTCGACACGCTCATCGTCGACTTCAACTTCGCCTACAACCCGTCGTGCGCCTACGATCCCTCGTGGTCGTGCCCGCTCGCGCAGCCGGGCAACACCCTGCGCGAGGAGGTGCCGGTCGGCGAGCGCCTGCCGCGCTGA
- a CDS encoding 2-phosphosulfolactate phosphatase, with protein MSDSTNALGQAKYQVRFDWGRDGAARLLPGAHVVVLVDALLVTTQAVLAAEHGGSLPIADGAAPDVAATETAELARELGAHDVVVLAASLRNREAVARRILALQEARGERLFVAVVAAGERAGERAAEPGERSDGAPAAGIRFAIEDQLTAGAVIDALVRLGIDHTSPEAAVACAAFEGLRHAAVHLIGAAGTGAGLTADGRRDEVRQATQRDVTDVVPVLRDGVFGP; from the coding sequence GTGAGCGATTCGACGAACGCCCTCGGGCAGGCGAAGTACCAGGTCCGGTTCGACTGGGGCCGCGACGGCGCCGCGCGCCTGCTTCCGGGCGCGCACGTCGTCGTGCTCGTCGACGCGCTGCTCGTCACCACGCAGGCCGTGCTCGCCGCCGAACACGGCGGCTCGCTCCCGATCGCCGACGGCGCGGCACCGGATGTCGCCGCCACCGAGACGGCCGAACTCGCCCGGGAACTCGGCGCCCACGACGTCGTCGTGCTCGCCGCGTCGCTTCGCAACCGCGAGGCGGTCGCCCGCCGCATCCTCGCACTGCAGGAGGCGCGCGGCGAACGCCTGTTCGTCGCCGTCGTGGCTGCGGGCGAACGAGCGGGCGAGCGAGCCGCCGAGCCGGGGGAGCGGTCCGATGGGGCGCCCGCCGCCGGCATCCGCTTCGCGATCGAGGACCAGCTCACGGCGGGTGCGGTCATCGACGCCCTCGTCCGGCTCGGCATCGACCACACCTCGCCAGAGGCCGCGGTCGCGTGCGCCGCGTTCGAGGGCCTGCGGCACGCCGCCGTGCACCTCATCGGAGCTGCGGGAACCGGGGCCGGGCTCACCGCCGACGGGCGCCGTGACGAGGTGCGTCAGGCGACGCAGCGCGACGTGACCGACGTCGTGCCGGTGCTGCGCGACGGCGTGTTCGGGCCGTAG
- a CDS encoding CGNR zinc finger domain-containing protein, translated as MPVSTVSIPVGQWLVSLEGVRWWFDSGSFALDFAVTGALGEPAGASGTSNPTANGAPANERLHAPDDLTGWLRERFPVAVGSARSRDLFDAVSLRDAIVRMARAAAHGEELRGSDVDVVNLYAATPDIPPSLGGGTRQAGRSVHTVPQALATIARDAVDVFSAENAGRLRECDGPDCHMIYLDTSRAATRRWCSMQRCGNRAKVRAHRARKASANGRVELDQTAA; from the coding sequence GTGCCCGTCTCAACCGTGTCGATCCCCGTCGGACAATGGCTCGTCTCCCTCGAGGGCGTGCGCTGGTGGTTCGACTCCGGGTCGTTCGCACTCGACTTCGCCGTGACCGGCGCGCTCGGCGAACCGGCCGGCGCATCGGGCACCTCGAACCCGACGGCCAACGGCGCGCCGGCGAACGAGCGGCTGCACGCACCCGACGACCTGACCGGGTGGCTGCGCGAGCGCTTCCCGGTGGCCGTCGGGTCGGCGCGCTCGCGCGACCTGTTCGACGCGGTGTCGCTGCGCGACGCGATCGTGCGCATGGCCCGCGCGGCCGCGCACGGCGAGGAGTTGCGGGGCTCCGACGTCGACGTCGTCAACCTCTATGCGGCCACCCCCGACATCCCGCCGTCGCTCGGAGGGGGCACCCGTCAGGCCGGCCGCTCGGTGCACACCGTGCCGCAGGCGCTCGCGACGATCGCGCGCGACGCCGTCGACGTGTTCTCGGCCGAGAACGCCGGCCGTCTCCGCGAATGCGACGGCCCCGACTGCCACATGATCTACCTCGACACCTCGCGCGCCGCCACCCGTCGCTGGTGCTCGATGCAGCGCTGCGGCAACCGCGCGAAGGTGCGCGCGCACCGTGCCCGCAAGGCGAGCGCGAACGGACGCGTCGAGCTCGACCAGACCGCGGCCTGA
- a CDS encoding SprT-like domain-containing protein encodes MADLERVRRWADALIVLHLDEQVWSFGFDNAKKRAGLCNYTSKRISVSRYLAARYDDDEIHQILLHEVAHAMAGPRAGHGPKWRRTAAEIGYVGRRTHDGEVAHELAPWVGRCPAGHEHFRYRAPTRPLSCGVCHRGFDRANLIVWHRREITAAVRRRAASAAAD; translated from the coding sequence ATGGCGGATCTCGAACGGGTGCGACGGTGGGCCGACGCGCTCATCGTGCTGCACCTCGACGAGCAGGTCTGGAGCTTCGGCTTCGACAATGCCAAGAAGCGCGCCGGGCTCTGCAACTACACCTCGAAGCGCATCTCGGTGTCGCGCTACCTCGCCGCCAGGTACGACGACGACGAGATCCACCAGATCCTGCTGCACGAGGTCGCGCACGCCATGGCCGGACCCCGTGCCGGACACGGTCCGAAGTGGCGCCGCACCGCGGCGGAGATCGGCTACGTCGGGCGCCGCACGCACGACGGCGAGGTCGCGCACGAGCTCGCACCGTGGGTCGGGCGATGCCCGGCGGGCCACGAGCACTTCCGCTACCGCGCACCGACGCGGCCGCTCAGCTGCGGGGTCTGCCACCGCGGATTCGACCGCGCCAACCTCATCGTGTGGCACCGCCGCGAGATCACGGCCGCCGTGCGACGACGAGCCGCGAGCGCCGCAGCCGACTGA
- a CDS encoding sorbosone dehydrogenase family protein — translation MRTRAGGRVAGSGATNVFAPAAALALAAALALASCSAPASRTAPPSSPPGTPTPSPSATGPAPTPTPTPQAAPVVMVPTGVVETMAEGLQAPWSILRLPDGGTLVSERDTARIVEVNADGSLRVAATVPDVVTGAEGGLLGLAHLPAGRGAPAYVYAYLTAASENRIVRMPLSGAPGSYALGAPTTVLAGIPRGDANHQGGRIAFGPDGFLYATVGDGGRRDPAQDPASLAGKILRMTSEGKPAPGNPFGSLVYSMGHRNPQGLAWDATGAMWAAEFGQNTWDELNRITPGANYGWPVVEGRGGVAGYVDPVLQWPTSEASPSGLAVVGDTLFLAALRGERLLVAAPASSGLLPSTSWFVGEFGRIRDVAPGPDGELWMLTNNTDGRGSPGTGDDRLLRVRLAPAG, via the coding sequence ATGCGTACCAGGGCGGGCGGTCGCGTGGCCGGCAGCGGGGCGACGAACGTGTTCGCGCCCGCGGCGGCACTCGCCCTCGCAGCGGCACTCGCCCTCGCGTCGTGCTCCGCGCCGGCGTCGCGGACTGCGCCCCCGTCGAGCCCGCCCGGCACGCCGACCCCGTCGCCGTCGGCGACCGGACCGGCGCCCACGCCCACGCCCACCCCGCAGGCGGCGCCGGTCGTGATGGTGCCGACCGGCGTCGTCGAGACCATGGCCGAAGGACTGCAGGCACCCTGGTCGATCCTGCGCCTGCCGGACGGGGGAACGCTCGTGAGCGAACGCGACACCGCGCGGATCGTCGAGGTGAACGCCGACGGATCCCTGCGGGTCGCCGCGACCGTCCCCGACGTCGTCACCGGCGCCGAGGGCGGGCTGCTCGGCCTCGCGCACCTGCCGGCCGGGCGCGGTGCGCCCGCCTACGTCTACGCATACCTCACCGCGGCATCCGAGAACCGCATCGTGCGGATGCCGCTGTCGGGCGCACCCGGCTCGTACGCGCTCGGCGCGCCGACGACCGTGCTCGCCGGCATCCCGCGCGGAGACGCGAACCACCAGGGCGGGCGCATCGCGTTCGGGCCCGACGGATTCCTCTACGCGACCGTCGGCGACGGCGGACGCCGCGACCCGGCGCAGGACCCCGCCTCGCTCGCGGGCAAGATCCTGCGCATGACCTCCGAGGGGAAGCCGGCGCCGGGCAATCCGTTCGGCTCGCTCGTCTACTCGATGGGGCACCGCAACCCGCAGGGCCTCGCGTGGGATGCGACCGGCGCCATGTGGGCGGCCGAGTTCGGCCAGAACACGTGGGACGAGCTGAACCGCATCACCCCCGGCGCGAACTACGGCTGGCCGGTCGTCGAGGGGCGGGGCGGCGTCGCAGGATACGTCGACCCCGTGCTGCAGTGGCCGACCTCGGAGGCGAGCCCGAGCGGGCTCGCGGTCGTCGGCGACACGCTGTTCCTCGCGGCGCTCCGCGGCGAACGACTGCTCGTCGCAGCGCCGGCGTCGAGCGGCCTGCTGCCGTCCACCTCATGGTTCGTCGGCGAGTTCGGCCGGATCCGCGACGTGGCACCCGGGCCCGACGGCGAGCTCTGGATGCTCACGAACAACACCGACGGCCGCGGGTCGCCGGGCACGGGCGACGACCGGCTGCTCCGCGTGCGGCTCGCGCCGGCCGGCTGA
- a CDS encoding LamB/YcsF family protein: MQPTIDLNSDLGESFGAWRVGDDDAMFRVVTSANVACGFHAGDALTMARSTASAAREGVTLGAHPGYRDLAGFGRRALDTSPAEIAAELLVQLGALDGVARASGIRVRYVKAHGALYHRLASDAAAARAFAEAVAAYDPTLPVLGPPTSEIERATDAAGLRFAREAFVDRGYAADGSLVPRGEPGAVIDDPAAAAERALELVETGGIRADDGSRVELAPDSLCLHGDTPGSVAIARAVRSALEGAGVAIEAFA, encoded by the coding sequence ATGCAGCCGACGATCGACCTGAACAGCGACCTCGGCGAGAGCTTCGGGGCATGGCGCGTCGGCGACGACGACGCGATGTTCCGCGTGGTCACGAGCGCGAACGTGGCTTGCGGGTTCCATGCGGGCGACGCGCTCACGATGGCGCGCAGCACCGCGTCGGCCGCGCGCGAGGGCGTGACGCTCGGCGCGCATCCGGGCTACCGGGACCTCGCCGGGTTCGGTCGCCGTGCGCTCGACACGAGCCCAGCCGAGATCGCGGCCGAGCTGCTCGTGCAGCTCGGGGCGCTCGACGGCGTCGCCAGGGCCTCGGGCATCCGGGTGCGGTACGTGAAGGCGCACGGTGCGCTGTACCACCGGCTCGCGTCCGACGCGGCGGCCGCCCGCGCGTTCGCCGAGGCGGTCGCGGCGTACGACCCGACGCTGCCCGTGCTCGGCCCGCCGACGAGCGAGATCGAACGGGCGACGGATGCCGCGGGGCTGCGGTTCGCGCGAGAGGCCTTCGTCGACCGGGGCTACGCCGCCGACGGCTCGCTCGTGCCGCGCGGCGAACCCGGAGCCGTGATCGACGACCCCGCGGCCGCCGCGGAACGCGCGCTCGAGCTCGTCGAGACCGGAGGCATCCGCGCCGACGACGGCAGCCGGGTCGAGCTCGCGCCCGACTCGCTGTGCCTGCACGGCGACACCCCGGGCTCGGTGGCGATCGCTCGAGCGGTGCGCTCGGCCCTCGAGGGCGCCGGAGTCGCGATCGAGGCCTTCGCATGA
- a CDS encoding allophanate hydrolase subunit 1 — protein MTRRLLPSGEAALLVECDSLDEVLALHDALEEARPAGVVELVPAARTLLVAVDPERMPLESAATWVRRIPAEAGSRLAGAHAEVVHIPVSYDGDDLASTAALLDVSIEALVAQHSGIEWRVAFGGFAPGFGYLVSDAWPFEVPRLEAPRARVPAGSVAVAGAFGGVYPRQSPGGWRLLGRTDATLWNPASDDPAALAPGRRVRFESA, from the coding sequence ATGACCCGGCGCCTGCTGCCGAGCGGCGAGGCGGCGCTGCTCGTGGAGTGCGACTCGCTCGACGAGGTGCTCGCCCTGCACGACGCGCTCGAAGAGGCGCGGCCCGCCGGCGTCGTCGAGCTCGTGCCCGCCGCTCGCACGCTGCTCGTCGCGGTCGACCCAGAGCGCATGCCGCTCGAGTCCGCGGCGACCTGGGTGCGCCGCATCCCCGCCGAGGCGGGTTCCCGGCTCGCCGGCGCGCACGCCGAGGTCGTGCACATCCCCGTGTCCTACGACGGCGACGACCTCGCGAGCACGGCGGCGCTCCTCGACGTCTCGATCGAAGCGCTCGTCGCACAGCATTCGGGCATCGAGTGGAGGGTCGCGTTCGGCGGCTTCGCCCCCGGATTCGGGTACCTCGTGAGCGACGCGTGGCCGTTCGAGGTTCCGCGCCTCGAGGCGCCGCGGGCGCGCGTGCCCGCGGGGTCCGTGGCCGTCGCCGGAGCGTTCGGCGGCGTCTACCCCCGGCAGAGCCCAGGCGGCTGGCGGCTGCTCGGGCGCACCGACGCGACGCTGTGGAACCCGGCATCCGACGATCCGGCCGCGCTCGCGCCCGGCCGCCGGGTCAGGTTCGAGTCAGCCTGA